The Victivallis sp. Marseille-Q1083 DNA window ACTGTTGCGGGAAGAGCCGGTACTGGTTGAATATTCGATGCTGATGATCCCGGTCCTGCTGATGCGCGGTGCAACTTTTGACGGCATCCGGGCGGACGGTCGGCCAATCGAGGGGAAAATTCCGCCGGAAATTCAGCCGTATCCGGTCAAGCTGGCCGAAAATTTGCGCACGCTGAATCTGCATAGTGAACTCGGCGAACTGCAGATCAATGTGAAGCACGGGGTGCCGTTCGACCTGAGTGACCGGCGCGGATACGGGTTCGACGTCAATTCCGAGACGGCGACGCAGGGATTGTTGGTCATCAAGCAGTCGGAAGTGGAAGCGGGTGAACGCTACTCCCATGAGCTTGAAGTGAGTTTCCGGCCGTCACCGGGGTTGCGGCTGGCGTCGCCGTTGGAGCCGCAGAGTGCCGAAGCGTTGCCGGCGCAGCCGGAAAAAGCATTGGTCACAGTGCCGGAGCGCCGGCCGCCGCTGCTGCCCGGCCCGAAACAGTGGACGAAGACGGCCGGCGTCTATCGGCCGGCGTCCGGTGACGGACTGCGGCTCTTCGGCGACGGCCAGACAACGGAAGAGAGACGGAAGCTGGCGCGGGCGGCGGAACGAATCCTGGTGCGGGACCTGGGACTGCCGTTGTCGGCCGGCGGCCGGGGCGGGGTGGAAATTCATCTGACCGACCGGCCGGTGGCCGGTTTGACGGCGCCGGAGCAACCGGAAGGTTATGCGCTGCGCGTCGGCGAGGATGGCGTGATCGTCGTCTCGCGCAGTGACCGGGGGGCGTTCTACGGACTCCAGACGTTGCGCAAACTATACCGTGACGGCGGTTTTCCGGGCGCCGAAATCATCGATTGGCCGGATCTGGCTTGGCGGGGCGTGCTGATCATGGTCGACGAACATTCACCGCGCGTTCATGGCGAATTGATTGAGAAGGTCCTGGCGCCGATGCATTTCAACCAGTTGTACATCGAGTGCGAATACGCCGCCTGGGATGCCACCGCCGCGGTCCGGCAGCCATGGGCCATCGGCAAGGAAGATCTGCGGAAGCTGGTCGAACTGGCCGAGGAGAATTATTTGGAAGTGATTCCGCTTTTTCAGACCCTGGGGCACTGTGAATGGCTGTTCAAAGGCGGCCGGAATCTGGAAATGGCCGAAGATCCGGCCCGGCCGAATGTCTACGATCCGTCGCATCCCGGCGTTTATCCGCTGATGGAGGCCGCATTGGAGGAAGTGCTGAACGTTTTCGGTCAACCGAAATTTCTGCACATCGGTCATGACGAGGTTGGTCAGGAGTATGCTTATCCGACCCGGCCGCACAATATCGCCAAAGGCGGTGCGCAGGTCATTCTGGACGATGTGAAATTCTATTATGACTTCTGCCGGAAACACGACCTCCGGATGATGATGTGGCAGGATATGTTTGTTGCAAGTTACTACACTGAAGACGGGAAACGGGATGACGGCTTCTTTGGGTTGGGCAAACGTCTTGAAGAGCTGCCGAAGGACATCGTTTTCGCCTTTTGGAATTACGAGACGACGATCAAGGAAGAGAATATGTCGAAATTGCGCCGGCTCGGCTTCGACGTTGTCGGCAGCACCTGGTTCGGGCGGGAGAACAACAGGGTGATGGCGGAAGCCTGCCGGCGGACCGGCGCGCTGGGAATCATGGTCACCACCTGGGCCGGTTATCATGGCTTCGACCGCTTGTATGAAGAAGCGTTCGAGCAGGTGGCCGGTTATCTCTACGGCGGTGCCCGGAGTTGGAATCTGGCGCCGGAGGCCAACGATTTTGCCGGCGGAGAGGTGTTGTACGATCTGCTACAATTGCCGCCGGATCCGGCAGCGCCCGGCGTGACTTTCGACCTGTCCGGGGTCGCCAATCTGGCTTTGAATGCCGACAATCGGCCGTTTCTGCTCGATCCGATACTCGGTTTCGACCGGCTGCTGAAGGTCGATCCGTCCGGCTGCAACGTCAAATTCCATCTGTCGGAGCGGGACGGACAGCCGGCGGCGGTGGCGCTGCGTTCCCGCTGTAATCCGCCGTTTCCGGAAACTTCCGGCGCCATTCCGGTCGGTCGCCGGATCGGAAAATTCTTCTGGCTGCATACGTTCCGCGATCTCGGCAGGAACATCGCCGCCGGCACGCCGGTCGCCGAATACGTGATCTGTTATGAAGACGGCGAAACGGTGACGTTGCCGGTGCGCTACCGCCGGGAAATCGGATTGCCCACCGAGGATTGCAATCTTTTCCTGCCGCCGGCGCATGCCCTGCAATGGCCGGCGGACGGTGAAACGGTGCGCTGCTGGTATATGAGCTGGGAGAATCCGCATCCCGAAAAGGCGGTTCAATCATTCGAATTGCGGGCGGTTCCGGATCATTATCCGTTTTATCTGTTAGCGGTCAGTGCGGCGGACGCGCCGGGCCGGTAAACTGCGGCGCTGCCGGAATGGTTTCCGGCAGCGTTTTTTTTTGTCCGAAGAAGCGCGGAAGAACGGTTCTCCCCGGCGAGGCTTCAGCGGTTCAACCGGGCCACCAGCCCCGGGATCGCCGGTTCGAATTCGACGCCATACCAGGCGTGGCCGGGGGAATTCATGGTGCCTTCGATGCAGTCAACCGTATAATCGGCCGCCAGCGCCAGCGCCCGTTCGAGTGAAAAGCCGCGCATCAGCGCGCCCACCGCGGTGCTGGAAAAGATGTCGCCGGTCCCGTGGAAGGAAACCTCGATTTTCCGGTGGAAGTAGCTGAAGAATTCGTCTTTTTCGGCATGATAGCCCATCACGCCGAGCTCGTCCGGTCGGAAGCTCACACCGGTCAATACCACGCTCCTGGCGCCCAGTCCGGCCAGACGTTTGAGCCGCTCCCGGATATAGTTTTCGTCGTAGCCGCCGGCCTGGTAAGGGAGGTCGAGCAGGAAGGCCGCTTCGGTCAGGTTCGGGACGATCACGTCGGCCCGGCCGCAGAGTCCGGCCATCGCCCGGGCAAACTCCGGTGTGAAGCCGGTATAAAGTTTGCCGTTGTCGGCCATGACCGGATCGATGAAAACCAGAGTGCCCGGCGTTTTGAAATTGTCGATGAATTCCGAGATCAGCTTCAGTTGTTCGAACGAGCCGAGATAGCCGGTGTAAATGGCGTCAAAGCCGATTTTTTCCGCCTGCCAGTGGGCGGCGATCGGCCGGATGTCGTCGGTAAGGTCGCGGAAGGTGAAGTCGGGAAACATCGTGTGAGTCGAGAGCACTGCCGTCGGCAGCACGGCACATTCGACGCCCATCGCCGAAATAATCGGCAGCGCCACCGTCAGCGAACATTTGCCGACGCAGGAAATATCCTGGATGGTAACAATTCTTTTCATTTTAGCTTCCTCTCCTGAGCTTTTAGTATATCATTCCAATTCGACCGATGCAAATGCTGAGAAAGCAAAGCCGGCAAGCAGGCGCGGCGGTTTTACCGGTCTGAAGGTTTTAGCTGGAATTCCAGTTGGCAGTCGCATGGCTCCGCCGCCGCCAGCCGGGAGTTATATTCCTCCGCCTCCTTGCAGCCCATTGCCCGGTAAAACGCCTGGGTTTCCCGGGCGGAA harbors:
- a CDS encoding glycoside hydrolase family 20 zincin-like fold domain-containing protein, whose product is MKKYFFPAWFAGFLLCLFCAAGGDYAVTLDARGAGIAYWTDLSLFSRLIVTEPPWGKEHYFYSWTTPTTVTRNELPGGACRLTMKPLRENEVFRLEEYSAEVQPDRVIIRVEGELLREEPVLVEYSMLMIPVLLMRGATFDGIRADGRPIEGKIPPEIQPYPVKLAENLRTLNLHSELGELQINVKHGVPFDLSDRRGYGFDVNSETATQGLLVIKQSEVEAGERYSHELEVSFRPSPGLRLASPLEPQSAEALPAQPEKALVTVPERRPPLLPGPKQWTKTAGVYRPASGDGLRLFGDGQTTEERRKLARAAERILVRDLGLPLSAGGRGGVEIHLTDRPVAGLTAPEQPEGYALRVGEDGVIVVSRSDRGAFYGLQTLRKLYRDGGFPGAEIIDWPDLAWRGVLIMVDEHSPRVHGELIEKVLAPMHFNQLYIECEYAAWDATAAVRQPWAIGKEDLRKLVELAEENYLEVIPLFQTLGHCEWLFKGGRNLEMAEDPARPNVYDPSHPGVYPLMEAALEEVLNVFGQPKFLHIGHDEVGQEYAYPTRPHNIAKGGAQVILDDVKFYYDFCRKHDLRMMMWQDMFVASYYTEDGKRDDGFFGLGKRLEELPKDIVFAFWNYETTIKEENMSKLRRLGFDVVGSTWFGRENNRVMAEACRRTGALGIMVTTWAGYHGFDRLYEEAFEQVAGYLYGGARSWNLAPEANDFAGGEVLYDLLQLPPDPAAPGVTFDLSGVANLALNADNRPFLLDPILGFDRLLKVDPSGCNVKFHLSERDGQPAAVALRSRCNPPFPETSGAIPVGRRIGKFFWLHTFRDLGRNIAAGTPVAEYVICYEDGETVTLPVRYRREIGLPTEDCNLFLPPAHALQWPADGETVRCWYMSWENPHPEKAVQSFELRAVPDHYPFYLLAVSAADAPGR
- a CDS encoding pyridoxamine kinase, with protein sequence MKRIVTIQDISCVGKCSLTVALPIISAMGVECAVLPTAVLSTHTMFPDFTFRDLTDDIRPIAAHWQAEKIGFDAIYTGYLGSFEQLKLISEFIDNFKTPGTLVFIDPVMADNGKLYTGFTPEFARAMAGLCGRADVIVPNLTEAAFLLDLPYQAGGYDENYIRERLKRLAGLGARSVVLTGVSFRPDELGVMGYHAEKDEFFSYFHRKIEVSFHGTGDIFSSTAVGALMRGFSLERALALAADYTVDCIEGTMNSPGHAWYGVEFEPAIPGLVARLNR